A stretch of the Luteimonas sp. JM171 genome encodes the following:
- a CDS encoding hybrid sensor histidine kinase/response regulator translates to MTRSLARTRPPALMFRWLALGAACGAALMLLLDFFGLSGPWQGIALVLALLAVFAMSATTFFMRRHDREIEEAQELARQSEAEREELREQLERRAQLEQQLRHAKRTAEAAVMAKGEFLATMSHEIRTPLNGIVPMLDLLMHARLAPDHAELVRTAHTSSQQLLRIVDDILDYSKLEADKLELETTAFNLRELLEDVIELMERPAQSKGLRMHLDIDPGVRLPVRGDPVRLRQVLGNLLSNAVKFTERGSISASVRKLGETTAQHQLRFEVRDTGVGIDKAAQARLFQAFSQADASTTRLYGGTGLGLAISKRIVELMGGRIGVDSEAGQGATFWFEVPMLKVQGDIPAQEQLADGGRLLLLSTDPRLRLRLSMLLPNWGLRVSTVETTQEALNRLRSAASQGAPWAYSMVLADLAGMRHTALALHRNLGRQAIYGELKLVCLYGDDDVPEELSRNTTVISRQAPDEDLRAALLGAPPAPAEMAEDVDTGPAVIVPSGAPGSFEPVEPAPTPATPGLREIKEPSTPSPRTPRVLLVEDNPVNLMVGQRLLAMLGITCDTAGNGEAALMRMSASRYDLVLMDCQMPVMDGYTATRQWRKSEAEAGGTRHLPIIAMTANAMAGDRQKCLDAGMDDYLPKPVTRSELERCIYHWWNPDQPQREEPAPAAAEGEGEAADAAMVEAEDAAQTAEAEAVALSSPSEAPAPAAMETTAGAPAASPVVEAPEAPERRETHVPAEPESQLQIPDPKPDPVEMEAAIPSEPAPAAPATRQPPPVIDEEVLEELRSMLGDEVQHLVEVFLEDTPKLLARLEVAASEGDMDGLRDAAHSLKSSSANLGAMLLSAAARRVEQGAREGTLERPAVAVALVVNEFARARRQLRASIQAQA, encoded by the coding sequence ATGACGCGATCGCTGGCAAGGACCCGCCCGCCCGCCCTCATGTTCCGCTGGCTTGCCCTGGGGGCGGCCTGCGGCGCGGCGCTGATGCTGCTGCTGGACTTCTTCGGCCTGTCCGGGCCCTGGCAGGGGATCGCCCTGGTGCTGGCCCTGCTGGCGGTCTTTGCCATGAGCGCCACCACGTTCTTCATGCGGCGCCACGACCGCGAGATCGAGGAGGCGCAGGAGCTGGCCAGGCAAAGCGAAGCCGAACGCGAGGAACTCCGCGAACAGCTTGAGCGCCGCGCCCAGCTCGAGCAGCAGCTGCGCCATGCCAAGCGCACCGCGGAAGCGGCGGTGATGGCCAAGGGCGAGTTCCTGGCCACGATGAGCCACGAGATCCGCACTCCGCTCAACGGCATCGTGCCGATGCTCGACCTGCTGATGCACGCGCGCCTGGCGCCCGACCACGCCGAGCTCGTGCGCACGGCCCACACCTCCTCCCAGCAGCTGCTGCGCATCGTCGACGACATCCTCGACTACTCCAAGCTCGAGGCCGACAAGCTGGAACTGGAGACCACCGCGTTCAACCTGCGCGAGCTGCTCGAGGACGTCATCGAGCTGATGGAACGGCCGGCCCAGAGCAAGGGGCTGCGCATGCACCTGGACATCGATCCGGGCGTACGCCTGCCGGTGCGCGGCGATCCGGTGCGGCTGCGCCAGGTGCTGGGCAACCTGCTCAGCAACGCGGTGAAGTTCACCGAGCGCGGATCGATCAGCGCCAGCGTGCGCAAACTGGGCGAGACGACCGCCCAGCACCAGCTGCGCTTCGAGGTCCGCGACACCGGCGTGGGCATCGACAAGGCGGCGCAGGCGCGCCTGTTCCAGGCCTTCAGCCAGGCCGACGCGTCCACGACCCGGCTGTACGGCGGCACCGGCCTGGGCCTGGCCATCTCCAAGCGTATCGTCGAGCTGATGGGCGGGCGCATCGGCGTGGATTCGGAGGCCGGCCAGGGGGCCACGTTCTGGTTCGAAGTGCCCATGCTCAAGGTGCAGGGCGACATCCCGGCGCAGGAACAGCTGGCCGACGGCGGCCGGCTGCTGCTGCTCAGCACAGACCCGCGCCTGCGGCTGCGGCTGTCCATGCTGCTGCCCAACTGGGGCCTGCGGGTCAGCACGGTGGAGACCACCCAGGAGGCGCTCAACCGGCTGCGCTCGGCCGCAAGCCAGGGCGCGCCATGGGCGTACTCCATGGTGCTGGCCGATCTGGCCGGCATGCGCCACACCGCGCTGGCCCTGCACCGCAACCTCGGCCGCCAGGCCATCTATGGCGAGCTCAAGCTGGTGTGCCTGTACGGCGACGACGATGTGCCGGAGGAGCTGAGCCGCAACACCACGGTGATCAGCCGCCAGGCGCCCGACGAGGACCTGCGCGCGGCCCTGCTTGGGGCGCCCCCCGCCCCGGCCGAGATGGCCGAAGACGTGGACACCGGCCCGGCCGTCATCGTGCCTTCGGGCGCGCCCGGCTCATTCGAGCCGGTCGAACCGGCCCCCACGCCCGCAACGCCCGGGCTGCGCGAGATCAAGGAGCCGTCGACCCCCAGCCCGCGCACGCCGCGGGTGCTGCTGGTGGAGGACAACCCGGTCAACCTGATGGTGGGCCAGCGCCTGCTGGCGATGCTTGGCATCACCTGCGACACCGCCGGCAACGGCGAGGCGGCCCTGATGCGGATGTCGGCCTCGCGCTACGACCTGGTGCTGATGGACTGCCAGATGCCGGTAATGGACGGCTATACCGCCACCCGCCAATGGCGCAAGAGCGAGGCCGAGGCCGGTGGCACCCGGCACCTGCCGATCATCGCGATGACCGCCAACGCCATGGCCGGCGACCGCCAGAAGTGCCTGGATGCGGGCATGGACGACTACCTGCCCAAGCCTGTGACCCGCAGCGAGCTTGAGCGCTGCATCTACCATTGGTGGAACCCCGACCAGCCGCAGCGGGAAGAGCCCGCCCCTGCGGCGGCGGAGGGCGAAGGCGAGGCCGCAGATGCAGCCATGGTGGAAGCGGAGGATGCCGCCCAAACAGCCGAAGCCGAAGCGGTTGCTCTTTCGAGTCCGTCCGAGGCACCTGCGCCGGCAGCCATGGAAACCACCGCCGGGGCGCCGGCAGCTTCACCTGTAGTCGAAGCGCCGGAAGCGCCGGAGCGTCGCGAGACCCACGTCCCCGCAGAGCCGGAAAGCCAATTGCAGATCCCAGACCCCAAGCCCGACCCCGTCGAAATGGAAGCCGCCATCCCATCCGAACCCGCGCCCGCCGCGCCCGCCACACGCCAGCCGCCCCCGGTGATCGACGAGGAAGTGCTGGAGGAATTGCGCAGCATGCTGGGCGACGAAGTCCAGCACCTGGTCGAGGTGTTCCTGGAAGACACGCCGAAGCTGCTGGCGCGGCTGGAAGTCGCCGCCTCGGAAGGAGACATGGACGGACTTCGCGACGCCGCGCACTCGCTCAAATCCTCCAGCGCCAACCTGGGCGCCATGCTGCTCTCGGCGGCCGCGCGGCGGGTGGAACAGGGCGCGCGCGAAGGAACCCTGGAGCGGCCGGCCGTGGCCGTGGCCCTGGTGGTGAACGAGTTCGCCCGCGCCCGGCGCCAGCTCAGGGCCAGCATCCAGGCGCAGGCCTGA
- the erpA gene encoding iron-sulfur cluster insertion protein ErpA: MDIVGLPESNAGYQSLQRPIDFTPAAAAKVKQLIEGEGNPALKLRVYIQGGGCSGFQYGFEFDEEQGEDDVAVDTDGVRLLVDPLSLQYLMGSAVDYVESLHGAQFTIRNPNAKTTCGCGSSFTM, encoded by the coding sequence ATGGATATCGTTGGTCTTCCCGAAAGCAACGCTGGCTACCAGTCCCTGCAGCGTCCGATCGATTTCACCCCCGCCGCGGCGGCCAAGGTCAAGCAGCTGATCGAGGGCGAGGGCAACCCGGCGCTCAAGCTGCGCGTGTACATCCAGGGCGGCGGCTGTTCCGGTTTCCAGTACGGCTTCGAGTTCGACGAGGAACAGGGCGAAGACGACGTGGCGGTGGATACCGATGGCGTGCGCCTGCTGGTTGACCCGCTCAGCCTGCAGTATCTGATGGGCTCGGCCGTGGACTACGTGGAGAGCCTCCACGGGGCCCAGTTCACCATCCGCAACCCCAACGCCAAGACCACCTGCGGCTGCGGTTCCAGCTTCACCATGTAA
- a CDS encoding EAL domain-containing response regulator: MGIPVDIPRAEFPPARYWRRWCADADPPKPPLESAELESHAIPVAPPGPAAEAARSGEAPYRVLIVEDDRSQALFATSVLAGAGIQAEAVADPEQVMATLESQRPDLVLMDLHMPAIDGAELTNMIRSHPVLSHTPIVFLTGDPDPERQFEVLEIGADDFLTKPVRPRHLVAAVENRIMRARQLKAQRAAQGADTGTGLHTRSRMFQRLATAIPNDTGALHVVEVAGISALREQLGYSSLEDVLTAAARRVAELAGDNPAARLNDNTFLVHVSGDGDLEAFARELRDGLGRERFGSGADGLRLRACVGSTRITPEFPDAGSALAAAEQALRDARAAPHGIATWTPPQSTGNATGGLADQISTALAERRLELAFQPIVAVAGGEDAQYQTLLRMRDDGGALLPAGTLLPAAEAAGLMHEVDRQVLELAISTLARRQSAGAPVRLFVSQSPRSLGRDGYAEWLLEAMQAAGVSGHCLVIDVRQDDALIHAISLQEFSAKMVPAGVQLCLGHYRPGTEVDALLSQLPLGFVRLAPDFSSGLTDNSVRDRMREAIDRAHRSGLLVIGQQVEDPQAAATLWMSGIDFIQGNLVQEAAGDLEFDFQHSVL; the protein is encoded by the coding sequence ATGGGGATTCCAGTTGACATTCCCCGCGCCGAGTTCCCGCCGGCGCGGTATTGGCGACGCTGGTGCGCGGATGCGGACCCGCCGAAGCCGCCGCTGGAATCGGCTGAGCTTGAATCCCACGCCATCCCCGTGGCCCCGCCCGGCCCGGCCGCCGAGGCCGCCCGCAGCGGCGAGGCGCCGTACCGGGTGCTGATCGTGGAGGATGACCGCAGCCAGGCCCTGTTCGCCACCAGCGTACTGGCCGGCGCAGGAATCCAGGCCGAAGCGGTCGCCGATCCCGAACAGGTCATGGCAACGCTTGAATCCCAGCGCCCGGACCTGGTGCTGATGGACCTGCACATGCCGGCCATCGACGGCGCCGAGCTCACCAACATGATCCGCTCGCATCCCGTGCTGTCGCACACCCCGATCGTGTTCCTGACCGGCGACCCGGATCCCGAGCGCCAGTTCGAGGTGCTGGAGATCGGCGCGGACGACTTCCTCACCAAGCCGGTCCGCCCGCGGCACCTGGTGGCAGCGGTGGAGAACCGGATCATGCGGGCGCGCCAGCTCAAGGCCCAGCGTGCCGCCCAGGGCGCGGACACGGGCACCGGCCTGCATACCCGCAGCCGCATGTTCCAGCGCCTGGCCACCGCCATCCCCAACGACACCGGCGCCCTGCACGTGGTGGAGGTGGCCGGCATCTCGGCCCTGCGCGAACAACTGGGCTACTCGTCGCTCGAGGACGTGCTCACCGCCGCCGCCCGGCGCGTGGCGGAACTGGCCGGCGACAACCCCGCCGCCCGGCTCAACGACAACACCTTCCTCGTGCACGTCTCGGGCGACGGCGATCTGGAAGCGTTCGCGCGTGAACTGCGCGACGGCCTGGGCCGGGAGCGGTTCGGCAGCGGCGCCGACGGCCTGCGCCTGCGGGCCTGCGTGGGCAGCACCCGCATCACGCCGGAGTTCCCCGATGCAGGCAGCGCACTGGCCGCCGCCGAGCAGGCGCTGCGCGATGCCCGCGCGGCGCCGCATGGCATCGCGACCTGGACGCCCCCGCAGAGCACGGGCAACGCCACCGGCGGCCTGGCCGACCAGATTTCCACGGCCCTCGCCGAGCGCCGCCTGGAACTCGCCTTCCAGCCGATCGTGGCCGTGGCCGGTGGCGAGGACGCCCAATACCAGACCCTGCTGCGGATGCGCGACGACGGCGGCGCGCTGCTGCCCGCCGGCACCCTGCTGCCGGCGGCCGAGGCCGCGGGCCTGATGCACGAAGTCGACCGCCAGGTGCTGGAACTGGCGATCAGCACGCTTGCGCGCCGCCAATCCGCCGGCGCCCCGGTGCGGCTGTTCGTTTCCCAGTCGCCGCGCAGCCTGGGCCGTGACGGCTACGCCGAGTGGCTGCTTGAAGCGATGCAGGCGGCGGGGGTCAGCGGCCACTGCCTGGTCATCGACGTGCGCCAGGACGACGCCCTGATCCACGCCATCTCGCTGCAGGAATTCAGCGCGAAGATGGTGCCGGCCGGGGTGCAGCTGTGCCTTGGCCACTATCGCCCGGGCACCGAGGTGGACGCGCTGCTGTCGCAGCTGCCCCTGGGCTTCGTGCGCCTGGCGCCGGACTTTTCCAGCGGGCTGACCGACAACAGCGTGCGCGACCGGATGCGCGAGGCGATCGACCGCGCCCACCGGAGCGGCCTGCTGGTGATCGGCCAGCAGGTGGAGGACCCACAGGCGGCGGCCACGCTGTGGATGAGCGGCATCGACTTCATCCAGGGCAACCTGGTGCAGGAGGCCGCAGGTGACCTGGAGTTCGACTTCCAACATTCGGTGCTGTGA
- a CDS encoding DUF4126 domain-containing protein — protein sequence MSEAHLFAIGVLLAWLAGIRAYLTVFGVGLAGALGWLDLPQALEVTTSPWVLGISGVLALVEFFTDKIPGVDSAWDLLQTLARVPAGAFLAAAALSPDGELGAGMLATGAGVALASHVLKAGSRAMLNTSPEPISNLAASGSEDAVVVGALALALASPWLALALVLAVGIGGALAVWWVWRRVFGRRPRRA from the coding sequence ATGTCCGAAGCCCATCTCTTCGCGATCGGCGTGCTGCTGGCCTGGCTGGCCGGCATCCGCGCCTACCTGACGGTGTTCGGCGTTGGCCTGGCGGGCGCCCTGGGCTGGCTGGACCTGCCCCAGGCGCTGGAAGTGACCACTTCGCCGTGGGTGCTCGGCATCTCGGGCGTGTTGGCGCTGGTGGAGTTCTTCACCGACAAGATCCCCGGCGTGGACTCGGCCTGGGACCTGTTGCAGACCCTGGCGCGGGTGCCTGCCGGGGCATTCCTGGCCGCGGCCGCGCTATCGCCCGATGGCGAACTGGGCGCCGGTATGCTGGCCACCGGCGCCGGCGTGGCGCTCGCCAGCCACGTGCTCAAGGCCGGCTCGCGGGCGATGCTCAACACCTCGCCCGAGCCGATCAGCAACCTCGCCGCATCCGGTTCGGAGGATGCGGTGGTGGTGGGCGCGCTGGCGCTGGCGCTGGCCTCGCCGTGGCTGGCCCTGGCGCTGGTGCTGGCGGTGGGGATTGGTGGCGCGCTGGCGGTGTGGTGGGTATGGCGGCGCGTGTTCGGGCGCCGTCCGCGACGGGCCTGA
- a CDS encoding DUF6776 family protein codes for MSDSQHPDSVAGEEATEAPGGGAAAPEAGAAPRDGQELHVNWLYGLLALVLLSLAFGAWGLWTVLGGGGGEDPASLRQQVEALEQQVTTLARSDQISREANRELQGALAEREEQVAALREEVAFYERFVGSTAQRQGLTVHELQMRPGEGGVWHFSATLTQNLERGQPSEGGLTLAIGGSRNGRYEELAWSDLRQREDAAPLDYSFKYFQQVQGDIMLPAGFTPVRVTVRAAPARGSAVEQSFPWADATGRSSPGA; via the coding sequence ATGAGCGACAGCCAGCACCCCGACAGCGTGGCGGGCGAGGAGGCCACGGAGGCCCCGGGCGGCGGCGCTGCGGCCCCGGAGGCAGGCGCCGCGCCCCGGGACGGCCAGGAACTCCACGTCAATTGGCTGTACGGGCTGCTGGCGCTGGTGTTGCTGTCGCTGGCATTCGGCGCCTGGGGATTGTGGACGGTGCTTGGCGGTGGCGGCGGCGAGGATCCCGCCTCGCTGCGCCAGCAGGTGGAGGCGCTGGAACAGCAGGTGACCACCCTTGCGCGCTCGGACCAGATCAGCCGCGAGGCCAACCGCGAACTCCAGGGCGCCCTGGCCGAGCGCGAGGAGCAGGTGGCGGCGCTGCGCGAGGAAGTGGCGTTCTACGAGCGCTTCGTGGGCTCCACCGCCCAGCGCCAGGGCCTGACCGTGCATGAGCTGCAGATGCGGCCGGGCGAGGGCGGGGTGTGGCACTTCTCGGCCACGCTCACCCAGAACCTGGAGCGCGGCCAGCCCAGCGAAGGTGGCCTCACGCTGGCCATCGGCGGCAGCCGCAACGGCCGCTACGAGGAGCTGGCGTGGTCGGATCTGCGCCAGCGCGAGGACGCGGCGCCGCTGGATTATTCGTTCAAGTATTTCCAGCAGGTGCAGGGCGACATCATGCTGCCGGCCGGGTTCACCCCGGTGCGGGTGACGGTACGCGCGGCGCCCGCCCGCGGCAGCGCCGTGGAGCAGTCGTTCCCGTGGGCCGACGCGACGGGCCGTTCCAGCCCGGGCGCTTGA
- the bfr gene encoding bacterioferritin → MQGDKKVIEFLNKALYNELTAINQYFLHAKMLKNWGLGRWAKHEYEESIDEMKHADKLAERILFLEGLPNFQALGKLKIGEGPREILECDLALELEGIPLLREAIAHCEQVDDYVSRALFVDILDDEEEHVDWLETQLDLIERIGLENWLQDQVED, encoded by the coding sequence ATGCAAGGCGACAAGAAGGTCATCGAGTTCCTCAACAAGGCGCTCTACAACGAGCTGACCGCGATCAACCAGTATTTCCTGCACGCCAAGATGCTCAAGAACTGGGGGCTGGGGCGCTGGGCGAAGCATGAGTACGAGGAATCGATCGACGAGATGAAGCACGCCGACAAGCTCGCCGAGCGCATCCTCTTCCTCGAGGGGCTGCCCAACTTCCAGGCGCTGGGCAAGCTGAAGATCGGCGAAGGCCCGCGCGAGATCCTCGAGTGCGACCTGGCGCTGGAGCTGGAAGGCATCCCGCTGCTGCGCGAGGCGATCGCCCACTGCGAGCAGGTGGACGACTACGTGAGCCGCGCGCTGTTCGTGGACATCCTCGATGACGAGGAGGAGCACGTGGACTGGCTGGAGACCCAGCTCGACCTCATCGAGCGCATCGGCCTGGAGAACTGGCTGCAGGACCAGGTCGAGGACTGA
- a CDS encoding (2Fe-2S)-binding protein yields MYVCLCHGITDSEIRDAADSGCAGMSELMMRTGCGSSCGSCIETATGILSEAVAPLSVVNEAA; encoded by the coding sequence TTGTACGTCTGCCTCTGCCACGGGATCACCGACTCTGAAATCCGCGACGCGGCCGACTCCGGCTGCGCTGGCATGTCCGAACTGATGATGCGCACCGGCTGCGGCTCCAGCTGCGGGAGCTGCATCGAGACGGCCACCGGCATCCTGTCGGAAGCGGTGGCCCCGCTGTCGGTGGTGAACGAGGCCGCCTGA
- a CDS encoding type I restriction endonuclease subunit R, with product MKENHLEDACLDWLAGLGWSVLSGDAVAPGEGERERWADVVLSGRLRAAIVRLNPDLPSAQVDEVVARVAGYGHQSLVDGNREIYDWLRNGVPLERNAADGRREVLRVPVLGFDNGDDLLAVRQFTVQGTKPRRPDIVLFVNGLPLVVLELKNPAQLNADIESAFNQIQNYKAEIPQLFWFNLLNVISDGTVARYGSLSADLGRYSRWRLLDGRKVRDNAVMSLEVLVRGLLAPATLRDFFRGFVAYGGAGGGASFKIIAQWHQYHGVQRAVERAVEALTKRKDGKGGVIWFTQGSGKSLLALFYVMALRDRPEFRNPTVVMVTDRNDLDGQLYETFSDSAWSLRATPVQADSREDLRRLLGEVQAGGVFFTTINKFAPEPGQATVPVLCERDNVVVIADEAHRTQYGFRAELDTKTGKTKYGLAKYMRDALPNAIYLGMTGTPVSLDDRDTEAVFGSYVDVYDMIAAQEDGAVVPVHYESRIIELRFNEAEKQALMDEFLLATEDEDEAEQGRTASRHTRLEALAMADGRLETLAADLVAHWEARKEQCAGKGMIVAVSREAAVRLYDALVKLRPDWRSDDINAGALKVVMTGSSADPVHFQPHRTDKADRKLLEKRFKDPDDPLELVIVRDMWLTGFDAPPVHTLYVDKPMQGHGLMQAIARTNRIWRDKPGGLVVDYIGIGEELKKAIRQYTRDSGSEREPVDTSGAALGILLDTLDVIRRKFFAGFDYSGFEEPKHALALLGPAVDHVLALDPETDDKGRNRGVRAYMDQVAKLTKAQALAGTRPEGMPLREEIAFFQAVRVTLIKLTRSGSRMSKLEKEAALRQLVAKGVLVEGVNDIYTTLGLDKPDISLLDEEFLAQIREMPTKNLAAELLERLLADQIRSRGQKNALQGKEFAERLEEAVNRYRNRGLTTVEVIEELIRLAKEINEARPPDGMSEEEFAFYQALAENESAVRDLGHPTLRALAQELTDKLRKSATIDWQNRKDSRARMVAMVKILLARYRYPPDRQPQATEKVIEQAELLADLWAGEQV from the coding sequence ATGAAGGAAAACCACCTCGAAGACGCCTGCCTGGACTGGCTGGCCGGGCTCGGCTGGTCCGTGCTGAGCGGCGATGCCGTCGCGCCCGGGGAGGGTGAGCGCGAGCGCTGGGCGGACGTGGTGCTGTCCGGACGCCTCCGGGCCGCCATCGTTCGCCTCAATCCCGATCTTCCATCCGCCCAGGTGGACGAAGTGGTGGCCAGGGTCGCCGGCTACGGCCACCAGTCGCTGGTGGACGGCAACCGCGAGATCTACGACTGGCTGCGCAACGGCGTACCGCTGGAGCGCAACGCGGCCGACGGCCGGCGCGAGGTGCTGCGGGTGCCGGTGCTCGGCTTCGACAACGGCGATGATCTGCTGGCCGTGCGCCAGTTCACTGTGCAGGGCACGAAGCCGCGCCGGCCCGACATCGTACTGTTCGTCAACGGCCTGCCGCTGGTGGTGCTGGAGCTGAAAAATCCGGCCCAGCTCAATGCCGATATCGAGTCCGCCTTCAACCAGATCCAGAACTACAAGGCGGAGATCCCGCAGCTGTTCTGGTTCAACCTGCTGAACGTGATCTCCGACGGCACGGTGGCGCGCTACGGCTCGCTGAGCGCGGACCTGGGTCGCTACTCGCGATGGCGGCTGCTGGACGGCAGGAAGGTCCGGGACAACGCCGTGATGTCGCTGGAAGTGCTGGTGCGCGGGCTGCTGGCGCCGGCGACCCTGCGGGATTTCTTCCGCGGCTTCGTGGCCTATGGCGGCGCGGGCGGCGGGGCCAGCTTCAAGATCATCGCCCAGTGGCACCAGTACCACGGCGTGCAGCGGGCGGTGGAGCGGGCGGTGGAGGCGCTCACCAAGCGCAAGGATGGCAAGGGCGGGGTGATCTGGTTCACCCAGGGCTCGGGCAAGTCGCTGCTGGCGCTGTTCTACGTGATGGCGCTGCGCGACCGGCCGGAATTCCGCAATCCCACCGTGGTGATGGTCACCGACCGCAACGACCTGGACGGACAGCTCTACGAGACCTTCTCCGACAGCGCCTGGTCGCTGCGGGCAACGCCGGTGCAGGCGGACAGCCGCGAGGACCTGCGCCGGCTACTCGGCGAGGTGCAGGCCGGCGGGGTGTTCTTCACCACCATCAACAAGTTCGCCCCGGAGCCGGGGCAGGCCACGGTGCCGGTGCTGTGCGAGCGCGACAACGTGGTGGTGATCGCCGACGAGGCGCACCGCACCCAGTACGGCTTCCGCGCCGAGCTGGACACGAAGACCGGCAAGACGAAGTACGGCCTGGCCAAGTACATGCGCGATGCGCTGCCGAACGCGATCTACCTGGGCATGACCGGCACCCCGGTGAGCCTGGATGACCGCGACACCGAGGCGGTGTTCGGCAGTTACGTGGACGTGTACGACATGATCGCCGCCCAGGAAGACGGGGCGGTGGTGCCGGTGCACTACGAGTCGCGGATCATCGAGCTGCGCTTCAACGAGGCCGAGAAGCAGGCGCTGATGGACGAGTTCCTGCTGGCAACGGAAGACGAGGACGAGGCCGAACAGGGCCGCACTGCCAGCCGCCATACCCGGCTGGAGGCGCTGGCGATGGCCGACGGGCGGCTGGAGACGCTGGCCGCCGACCTGGTGGCGCACTGGGAAGCGCGCAAGGAGCAGTGCGCAGGCAAGGGCATGATCGTGGCGGTCTCGCGCGAGGCCGCGGTGCGCCTGTACGACGCGCTGGTGAAGCTGCGGCCGGACTGGCGTTCGGATGACATCAACGCGGGTGCGCTGAAGGTGGTGATGACCGGCAGTTCCGCAGACCCTGTCCATTTCCAGCCGCACCGCACCGACAAGGCCGACCGCAAGCTGTTGGAGAAGCGCTTCAAGGACCCGGACGATCCGCTGGAGCTGGTGATCGTCCGCGACATGTGGCTGACGGGATTCGACGCGCCGCCGGTGCATACCCTGTACGTGGACAAGCCCATGCAGGGCCACGGCCTGATGCAGGCGATCGCCCGCACCAACCGCATCTGGCGCGACAAGCCGGGTGGGCTGGTGGTGGATTACATCGGGATCGGCGAGGAGCTGAAGAAGGCGATCCGCCAGTACACGCGCGACTCTGGGAGCGAGCGCGAGCCGGTGGACACCTCGGGCGCGGCGCTGGGGATCCTGCTGGATACGCTGGACGTGATCCGCAGGAAGTTCTTCGCCGGCTTCGACTACTCGGGCTTCGAAGAGCCGAAGCACGCGCTGGCGCTGCTGGGCCCGGCGGTGGACCACGTGCTGGCGCTGGACCCGGAGACCGACGACAAGGGCCGCAACCGCGGCGTGCGCGCCTACATGGACCAGGTGGCCAAACTCACCAAGGCGCAGGCGCTTGCCGGCACCCGGCCGGAAGGCATGCCGCTGCGCGAGGAGATCGCCTTTTTCCAGGCAGTGCGGGTCACCCTGATCAAGCTCACCCGCTCGGGTTCGCGGATGTCGAAGCTCGAGAAAGAAGCCGCGTTGCGCCAACTGGTAGCCAAGGGCGTGCTGGTGGAGGGCGTGAACGACATCTACACCACCCTGGGCTTGGACAAGCCCGACATCAGCCTGCTGGACGAGGAGTTCCTCGCCCAGATCCGCGAAATGCCGACCAAGAACCTGGCGGCCGAACTGCTCGAGCGCCTGCTGGCCGACCAGATCCGCTCGCGCGGGCAGAAGAACGCGCTGCAAGGGAAGGAGTTCGCCGAACGCCTGGAAGAAGCGGTGAACCGCTACCGCAACCGCGGCCTGACCACGGTGGAGGTGATCGAGGAGCTGATCCGGCTGGCGAAGGAGATCAACGAGGCGCGGCCGCCGGACGGCATGAGCGAGGAAGAATTCGCCTTCTACCAGGCGCTGGCGGAGAACGAGTCCGCGGTGCGTGATCTCGGGCACCCGACGCTCCGCGCACTGGCCCAGGAGCTGACCGACAAGCTGCGCAAGTCGGCCACCATCGACTGGCAGAACCGCAAGGATTCCCGGGCCCGGATGGTGGCGATGGTCAAGATCCTGCTGGCTCGCTACCGCTATCCTCCGGATCGGCAGCCGCAGGCCACGGAGAAGGTAATTGAACAGGCTGAACTGCTCGCGGATCTGTGGGCTGGGGAGCAGGTGTGA
- the nudC gene encoding NAD(+) diphosphatase encodes MSFAFVDAPLDRAEHLRTDAAALADLWPRARLLLLDADGLVLVDADDALLAVQPGDVAKALPADAVFLGLDEGRGWFAMPAETAGVQSPGRLALRAAASLWPVREATAFAQARAVLHWRSRHRFCGACGGRLAFERAGWLGRCSACGIEHYPRTDPAVIVAVSDGERLLLGREASWPPGRWSVLAGFVEPGETLEQTVMREVYEESAVRVRACRYLASQPWPFPSSLMLGFEADAEADEPVPDSHELEAARWFTRDEIGAALRDEGPVQLSPPVSIARRLIERWYQALA; translated from the coding sequence ATGTCATTCGCCTTCGTCGACGCGCCGCTGGACCGCGCCGAACACCTGCGTACCGATGCCGCCGCGCTCGCGGATCTCTGGCCGCGGGCGCGCCTGTTGCTGCTTGATGCCGATGGACTGGTGCTGGTGGACGCCGATGATGCGTTGCTGGCGGTCCAGCCCGGGGACGTCGCGAAGGCGCTGCCCGCCGACGCGGTGTTCCTCGGCCTGGACGAGGGCCGGGGCTGGTTCGCGATGCCGGCTGAAACAGCCGGGGTCCAGTCCCCCGGTCGCCTGGCCCTGCGCGCGGCCGCCTCGCTGTGGCCGGTGCGGGAAGCCACGGCGTTCGCCCAGGCCCGCGCCGTGCTGCACTGGCGCTCGCGGCACCGCTTCTGCGGCGCCTGTGGCGGCAGGCTGGCGTTCGAACGCGCGGGGTGGCTGGGCCGCTGCTCGGCCTGCGGCATCGAGCATTACCCCCGCACCGACCCGGCGGTGATCGTGGCCGTGAGCGACGGCGAGCGCCTGCTGCTGGGGCGCGAAGCGTCCTGGCCGCCCGGGCGCTGGTCCGTGCTGGCCGGATTCGTGGAGCCCGGCGAGACCCTTGAGCAGACGGTGATGCGCGAGGTGTACGAGGAGTCGGCGGTGCGGGTGCGTGCCTGCCGCTATCTGGCTTCGCAGCCGTGGCCGTTCCCCTCCTCGCTCATGCTGGGCTTCGAGGCCGATGCCGAGGCCGACGAACCCGTGCCCGACAGCCACGAGCTGGAGGCCGCGCGCTGGTTCACCCGCGATGAGATCGGCGCTGCGCTGCGCGACGAGGGGCCGGTGCAACTGTCGCCGCCGGTGTCGATCGCCCGCCGGCTGATCGAGCGCTGGTACCAGGCGTTGGCGTAG